TTTATCCCATGGAGTTCGTCTGGAAACAAAAACCCAAAGCATCGCAAGCTGCTATTGAGCGATTAGGCAAAGAGATCAATGTTAACCCGATATTGGCCAATATGCTGATCAATCGAGGCATTGAGAGCTTTGAACAAGCTAAAGATTATTTCCGACCAAGTCTAAGTCAGCTTCATGATCCATTTCTGATGAAGGATATGGACCATGCTGTTCAAAGAATCCAGCAAGCTATCCAGCAAGAGGAAAAAATTTTAGTATATGGGGATTACGATGTGGATGGAACCACTGCTGTAGCCTTGATGTACAGTTTTTTAAAGGGGTTTTATCCGCATGTAGAATTTTATATCCCAGATCGCTACAAGGAAGGTTATGGCATTTCAGAGCGAGGGGTACGTCATGCAGCCGAAAACGGATTTAAGTTGGTTATTGCTCTTGACTGTGGAATCAAAGCCATTGATAAAGTTCGTCTTGCTAAGGAACTGGGCGTGGATTTCATCATTTGCGATCACCATACACCCGGTGATCAGCTTCCGCCAGCCGTAGCTGTCCTAGATGCAAAACGAGTAGATTGTGGATATCCTTATAAAGAACTGAGTGGTTGTGGAGTTGGATTTAAACTGATCCAGGCTTATGCAAAAGCAAGCGGAATTGAGGAGTCTAACCTGTATTCTTATTTGGATTTATTGGTAGTCAGTATTGCTGCTGACATTGTCCCTATTTCTGGAGAAAATCGGATTTTGGCTTACTATGGCCTTGATCGGATCAATAATACTCCTCGGCCTGGATTGAAGGCTTTGATTCTTCAAGCCAAAGTCGAAAAGGAAATTCAAATCTCTGATATTGTCTTCAAGATCGGACCCAGAATCAACGCCTCAGGACGACTAGAACATGCGCAAGCCTCCGTGGAGCTGTTGATTTCTTCCAATCTTGATGAAGCCATCGAGCGAGCCAAATTGGTCGATGAGGTGAATGCCACTCGACGCAATTTTGATGAAAATATTACCAAAGAAGCATTTGCAATGCTTGCCGAACGTGAAGAGGAGACAGAATGGAAATCCACCGTACTCTTCAAAGAAGATTGGCATAAAGGCGTGATTGGAATTGTAGCCAGCCGCTGTATCGAAAAATATTACCGGCCTACCATCATCCTTACTGAGTCCAACAACAAAGCCACGGGAAGCGCCAGATCAGTGGTGGATTTTGATATTTACGAAGCGATTGCCGAATGCTCCGAATTGCTGGACCAGTTTGGAGGGCACAAGTATGCGGCAGGTCTTACTCTATCAGTGGAAAATGTGCCTGCCTTTCAGGCTAAATTCGAACAAGTAGTCCGAAGCCGAATTGAAGAGATTCATCGGAAGCCCGTCATCGAAATCG
Above is a window of Algoriphagus sanaruensis DNA encoding:
- the recJ gene encoding single-stranded-DNA-specific exonuclease RecJ, giving the protein MEFVWKQKPKASQAAIERLGKEINVNPILANMLINRGIESFEQAKDYFRPSLSQLHDPFLMKDMDHAVQRIQQAIQQEEKILVYGDYDVDGTTAVALMYSFLKGFYPHVEFYIPDRYKEGYGISERGVRHAAENGFKLVIALDCGIKAIDKVRLAKELGVDFIICDHHTPGDQLPPAVAVLDAKRVDCGYPYKELSGCGVGFKLIQAYAKASGIEESNLYSYLDLLVVSIAADIVPISGENRILAYYGLDRINNTPRPGLKALILQAKVEKEIQISDIVFKIGPRINASGRLEHAQASVELLISSNLDEAIERAKLVDEVNATRRNFDENITKEAFAMLAEREEETEWKSTVLFKEDWHKGVIGIVASRCIEKYYRPTIILTESNNKATGSARSVVDFDIYEAIAECSELLDQFGGHKYAAGLTLSVENVPAFQAKFEQVVRSRIEEIHRKPVIEIDDVLLLDQINYKFYNILKQMAPFGPGNTEPIFRITNVYADEVTVLKDKHLRFKIVQDGQVTTPVCLGFGMADRAKDPDLTTVNMLRGKMRFDLLAEMRENFFRDKSSLQLYVKDIKFD